The proteins below come from a single Polynucleobacter sp. MWH-UH23A genomic window:
- the truB gene encoding tRNA pseudouridine(55) synthase TruB, with translation MSTRIDGVVLLDKPAGMSSQGAVTAVKRAFNAEKAGHTGTLDPMATGLLPICLGEATKYSQDLLEADKTYVAQVKFGSRTDTGDAEGLVIEELPLPKFDNPDDIRKALDALLPKFTGAISQVPPMYSALKRDGKPLYEYARAGVELERTPRDIVIHKIRWTNIAWPQATLEVTCSKGTYIRVLAEDIGNALGCGAHLVGLRRTEVGHLSLEHSFTIESIQQAIHDSSSYILPVDALLQTLPHLTVDEQQAKRLEMGQRVPLNLPSIEALVRIYRATAAPHNFIGTADWRSGVLHPKRLISQAH, from the coding sequence ATGTCCACGCGGATTGACGGAGTGGTTTTGCTTGATAAGCCAGCAGGAATGAGTTCTCAAGGTGCAGTTACCGCTGTGAAGCGCGCATTCAATGCTGAAAAAGCAGGTCATACCGGCACTTTAGATCCAATGGCAACAGGCTTGCTACCGATTTGCTTGGGTGAAGCCACTAAATACTCGCAAGATTTACTTGAGGCAGATAAAACCTATGTTGCTCAAGTCAAATTTGGTTCTCGCACTGACACGGGTGACGCAGAAGGTTTGGTTATTGAAGAATTGCCGCTGCCTAAATTTGATAATCCAGATGATATTCGTAAAGCATTAGATGCTTTACTGCCAAAATTTACAGGGGCTATCTCACAAGTGCCTCCAATGTACTCAGCATTAAAGCGTGACGGCAAACCTTTATATGAATACGCACGCGCAGGAGTCGAGCTTGAGCGGACCCCGCGTGACATTGTGATTCATAAAATTCGTTGGACCAATATTGCCTGGCCTCAAGCAACCCTAGAGGTGACTTGTAGCAAAGGCACTTACATTCGTGTACTGGCTGAAGACATTGGTAACGCTCTAGGTTGCGGTGCCCATTTGGTGGGTTTGCGCAGAACAGAAGTGGGTCACTTAAGCTTAGAACACTCTTTTACAATTGAGTCGATTCAACAGGCTATACACGATAGCTCTAGCTATATTCTTCCGGTAGATGCGCTTTTGCAGACCTTGCCTCACTTAACAGTGGATGAGCAACAAGCAAAACGATTAGAAATGGGTCAACGTGTCCCACTCAATTTGCCGTCTATCGAAGCATTGGTGCGTATTTATCGTGCCACTGCTGCACCACATAACTTTATTGGAACTGCTGATTGGCGTTCTGGGGTATTGCATCCAAAACGACTTATTTCGCAGGCACACTAA
- the nusA gene encoding transcription termination factor NusA encodes MSREVLMLADALAREKNVDQAIVFEALEMALASATKKRYATEDVDIRVSIDRDSGEYETFRRWLVVPDEAGLQEPDKEILQFEAKEQIADIEVGDYIEEQIESLAFGRIGAQAAKQVILQRIRDAEREQILNDYLERGEKVMTGTVKRADKNGLIIESGRVEALLRRDQMIPKENLRSGDRVRAYILKVDREARGPQIELSRTCPEFLIKLFENEVPEMEQGLLEIKGAARDPGVRAKIAVITYDKRIDPIGTCVGVRGTRVTAVRNEVAGEAVDIVLWSEDPAQFVIGALAPAQVSSIVVDEERHAMDVVVDEENLAIAIGRSGQNVRLASDLTGWQINIMTPEESAEKTEKEASSVRQLFMDKLDVDQEVADILIEEGFNTLEEVAYVPLSEMLEIDSFDEDTVNELRTRARDSLLTMELAKEERIGEVSQDLRSLEGMTPELIAKLADNQVHTRDDLAELAVDELVEATQIDEETAKTLIMKAREHWFTS; translated from the coding sequence ATGAGCCGAGAAGTTCTCATGTTGGCAGACGCGCTAGCGCGTGAAAAGAACGTTGATCAAGCGATTGTGTTTGAGGCGCTTGAAATGGCGTTGGCATCAGCCACAAAGAAACGTTATGCAACCGAAGACGTGGATATTCGTGTATCGATCGATCGCGATTCAGGTGAGTATGAAACCTTTCGTCGCTGGTTGGTAGTGCCAGATGAGGCTGGTCTTCAAGAGCCAGATAAGGAAATTTTGCAATTTGAGGCTAAAGAGCAAATTGCTGATATCGAAGTAGGTGACTACATCGAAGAGCAGATTGAGTCTTTGGCTTTTGGTCGTATTGGTGCGCAAGCTGCTAAGCAAGTCATTCTGCAGCGCATTCGTGACGCTGAGCGCGAACAAATTTTGAACGACTACCTAGAGCGTGGCGAGAAAGTCATGACTGGTACTGTTAAGCGTGCCGATAAAAATGGTTTGATTATTGAATCAGGCCGTGTTGAAGCACTGTTGCGTCGTGATCAAATGATTCCAAAAGAGAACTTGCGTTCTGGTGATCGTGTGCGCGCATACATCCTTAAGGTAGATCGTGAAGCACGTGGCCCGCAAATTGAACTTTCTCGTACTTGCCCAGAGTTCTTGATTAAGTTATTCGAGAATGAAGTCCCAGAGATGGAACAAGGCCTTCTTGAAATTAAGGGTGCCGCTCGCGATCCAGGCGTACGCGCAAAGATTGCTGTAATTACTTATGACAAACGCATTGACCCAATCGGTACTTGCGTTGGCGTTCGTGGAACACGTGTTACTGCGGTGCGTAACGAAGTTGCTGGCGAAGCGGTAGATATTGTTTTATGGTCTGAAGATCCAGCGCAATTTGTGATTGGTGCCTTGGCCCCAGCGCAAGTATCTTCTATCGTGGTTGACGAAGAGCGTCACGCAATGGATGTGGTAGTTGACGAAGAGAATTTGGCAATCGCGATTGGTCGTAGCGGACAGAATGTACGCTTGGCAAGTGACTTGACTGGTTGGCAGATCAACATCATGACTCCTGAAGAGTCAGCAGAGAAGACAGAAAAAGAGGCTTCATCTGTGCGTCAGTTGTTTATGGACAAGTTGGATGTTGATCAAGAAGTTGCTGATATTTTGATTGAAGAAGGCTTCAATACATTGGAAGAGGTGGCTTATGTACCGCTTTCTGAAATGTTAGAAATCGATTCGTTCGATGAAGACACTGTTAATGAGCTGCGTACGCGCGCTCGCGATTCTTTGCTGACCATGGAATTGGCGAAAGAAGAGCGTATTGGTGAAGTGTCACAAGACCTGCGCTCATTGGAGGGCATGACCCCTGAATTGATTGCAAAACTTGCTGACAATCAAGTGCATACCCGTGATGACCTCGCTGAACTAGCTGTTGATGAGCTGGTAGAGGCAACACAAATTGACGAAGAAACTGCGAAAACGCTCATCATGAAAGCGCGCGAACATTGGTTTACTTCATGA
- the infB gene encoding translation initiation factor IF-2 yields the protein MATTTVKVLAKELKRSSADLLEQLKAAGIEKGSEDESITDKDKTALLEYLQKAHGNVETGARKKITLIKRESSEIRQADSAGRTRTVQVEVRKKRVLVKRGDETAAPTAETAKPAKAAPAAPSKPILTEEELEKRAAEATRQAELLARQEAEMKAAEEARQKEVATPLEKEEQATKEASDAAAEKKAKADKAAKELAAAKEKELADLRARRAAAEAEALAIRDMMSAPARVLKAPSEVAAEEAKKGTLHKPAKAEGAEEKKKPTKVGGKTIKSSETSSTWQEEGAKKPSGGLKTRGDTSGGVGGWRTGGARKKQRQIAEANVDTNFQVPTEPIVRDVNVPETITVAELAHAMAVKSAEVIKLLMGMGQMVTINQVLDQDTAMIIVEEMGHRAHAAKLDDPDLDLGAEGHDAELLPRPPVVTVMGHVDHGKTSLLDKIRTAKVASGEAGGITQHIGAYHVETPRGMITFLDTPGHEAFTAMRARGAKATDIVILVVAADDGVMPQTKEAIHHAIAGGVPLVVAINKIDKPEANPERVKTELVAEQVVPEEYGGDVPFVPVSAKSGEGIDALLENVLLQAEILELKAPKDAPAQGLVIEARLDKGKGAVATVLVQSGTLKRGDMLLAGSTFGRVRAMLDENGKPCNEAGPSIPVEIQGLAEVPAAGETVQVVPDERKAREIALFRQGKFRDVKLAKQQAVKLETMMENMGEGAIEAKLLPLIIKADVQGSQEALAQSLMKLSTPEVKVQIVHAAVGGITETDVNLAVASKAVIIGFNSRADAAARKLAENNGVDIRYHNIIYDAVDEVKLALSGMLTPDKKEEITGLVEIRQVFLVSKVGAIAGCLVVDGVVKRTSSVRLLRDNVVIWSGELDSLKRFKDDAKEVRAGVECGLSLKGYNDIKEGDQLEVFEVTEVARSL from the coding sequence ATGGCAACAACAACAGTAAAAGTACTCGCTAAGGAACTGAAAAGATCCTCGGCTGACCTCTTGGAGCAATTAAAGGCAGCTGGGATCGAAAAAGGTTCTGAAGATGAGAGCATTACCGATAAGGACAAAACAGCCTTACTTGAGTATTTGCAAAAAGCGCATGGCAATGTTGAGACGGGTGCTCGTAAAAAGATTACCTTGATCAAGCGTGAGAGTTCTGAGATTCGTCAGGCGGACTCTGCTGGACGCACTCGCACCGTGCAAGTTGAGGTTCGTAAAAAGCGGGTCTTGGTGAAGCGCGGTGATGAGACTGCAGCTCCTACTGCCGAAACCGCAAAACCAGCAAAAGCTGCTCCAGCTGCACCATCTAAACCAATTCTGACAGAAGAAGAGTTGGAGAAGCGTGCGGCAGAGGCAACTCGTCAAGCTGAGTTGTTGGCACGACAAGAAGCTGAAATGAAGGCTGCTGAAGAGGCTCGTCAAAAAGAGGTGGCGACACCATTAGAGAAGGAAGAGCAGGCAACAAAAGAAGCGTCTGATGCTGCAGCTGAGAAAAAAGCGAAAGCAGATAAAGCGGCAAAAGAATTAGCTGCTGCTAAAGAGAAAGAGTTAGCTGATCTTCGTGCTCGACGTGCTGCTGCTGAGGCGGAAGCTTTGGCGATTCGCGACATGATGAGTGCACCAGCACGTGTCTTAAAGGCGCCAAGTGAAGTTGCTGCTGAAGAAGCGAAAAAAGGAACTCTACACAAACCTGCAAAAGCAGAAGGTGCTGAAGAGAAGAAAAAGCCAACCAAGGTTGGTGGTAAGACGATTAAGTCTTCTGAAACTTCATCAACCTGGCAGGAAGAGGGCGCCAAGAAGCCTAGTGGCGGATTGAAGACTCGCGGAGATACTTCCGGCGGTGTTGGTGGATGGCGTACAGGCGGAGCTCGTAAGAAGCAACGTCAAATTGCCGAGGCAAACGTGGATACCAATTTCCAAGTGCCTACCGAGCCTATCGTGCGCGATGTCAATGTTCCAGAAACAATCACTGTTGCTGAGTTGGCTCATGCCATGGCAGTGAAAAGTGCAGAAGTCATTAAATTGTTAATGGGTATGGGCCAGATGGTCACCATTAACCAAGTGCTCGATCAAGATACTGCGATGATTATTGTCGAAGAAATGGGTCACCGTGCCCATGCTGCGAAATTAGATGATCCAGATCTCGATCTTGGTGCTGAGGGTCATGATGCGGAACTATTACCACGCCCACCAGTGGTTACGGTAATGGGTCACGTTGACCACGGTAAGACATCTTTGCTCGATAAGATTCGTACTGCAAAAGTTGCCTCAGGTGAAGCAGGAGGCATTACTCAGCATATTGGTGCATATCACGTAGAAACACCGCGCGGCATGATTACCTTCCTTGACACTCCAGGTCACGAGGCGTTTACCGCAATGCGTGCTCGTGGTGCGAAGGCTACGGACATTGTGATTCTGGTAGTTGCAGCTGATGATGGCGTGATGCCGCAAACCAAGGAAGCGATTCACCATGCAATTGCTGGTGGAGTGCCATTGGTGGTTGCGATTAATAAGATTGATAAACCCGAAGCAAATCCAGAGCGTGTAAAAACAGAATTGGTTGCAGAGCAAGTGGTTCCTGAGGAATACGGTGGTGATGTGCCATTTGTTCCAGTTTCTGCCAAATCAGGCGAAGGGATTGATGCATTGTTGGAGAACGTTCTCTTGCAAGCAGAAATCTTGGAGCTCAAGGCACCTAAAGATGCGCCTGCTCAAGGTCTTGTGATCGAAGCAAGATTAGATAAAGGTAAGGGTGCTGTGGCAACCGTTCTGGTTCAGTCAGGTACCCTCAAGCGTGGCGACATGTTGTTGGCCGGATCTACTTTTGGACGTGTTCGTGCAATGTTGGATGAAAACGGCAAGCCTTGTAATGAGGCTGGTCCTTCTATTCCGGTGGAGATCCAAGGTTTAGCAGAGGTGCCTGCCGCTGGTGAAACTGTTCAAGTGGTTCCAGATGAACGTAAGGCTCGTGAGATTGCACTCTTCCGTCAAGGCAAGTTCCGCGATGTGAAGTTGGCTAAACAACAAGCCGTCAAACTTGAAACCATGATGGAAAACATGGGTGAGGGCGCGATTGAGGCGAAGCTGTTGCCATTGATCATCAAAGCAGACGTACAAGGCTCTCAAGAAGCCTTGGCCCAATCTCTAATGAAACTATCTACGCCAGAAGTGAAGGTGCAGATTGTTCACGCGGCTGTGGGCGGCATTACTGAAACTGACGTGAACTTGGCTGTTGCCTCTAAAGCTGTGATTATTGGCTTTAACTCTCGTGCTGATGCAGCTGCGCGTAAGCTTGCTGAAAACAATGGTGTTGATATTCGTTATCACAACATTATTTATGACGCGGTAGACGAAGTGAAACTCGCCTTGAGCGGTATGTTGACTCCAGATAAGAAAGAAGAAATCACTGGCTTGGTTGAGATTCGTCAGGTCTTCTTGGTATCGAAAGTTGGCGCAATTGCTGGTTGCTTGGTGGTTGACGGAGTTGTTAAACGCACATCTAGCGTTCGTCTCTTGCGTGATAACGTGGTTATCTGGTCTGGTGAGCTCGATTCGCTTAAACGCTTTAAAGACGACGCAAAAGAAGTTCGCGCCGGAGTTGAGTGCGGTCTGTCGCTAAAAGGTTACAACGATATTAAAGAAGGCGATCAACTCGAAGTATTTGAAGTAACTGAAGTTGCCCGTTCTCTGTAA
- the rbfA gene encoding 30S ribosome-binding factor RbfA: protein MHKTSPHRNQRLADQIQRDLAELIPRELRSSSLGLITLQSVELSPDLAHAKVFFTVLGAEPEHALNALQEKAGYLHSLLFKRLHIHTVPTLHFQYDNSVEHGIEMSKLIDKAVESDHQDENS, encoded by the coding sequence ATGCACAAGACTAGTCCGCATCGTAACCAGCGTCTCGCCGATCAAATTCAGCGAGACCTGGCTGAGCTCATTCCGCGTGAGCTACGTAGCTCTAGTCTGGGATTGATCACTCTGCAAAGCGTTGAGCTATCTCCAGACTTGGCTCACGCCAAAGTATTTTTTACTGTATTGGGTGCTGAACCTGAGCATGCTTTAAATGCATTGCAAGAAAAAGCAGGCTATTTGCATTCATTACTATTCAAGCGTTTGCACATTCATACTGTGCCAACTTTGCATTTCCAATATGACAACTCAGTAGAACATGGTATTGAAATGTCCAAATTGATCGATAAAGCAGTGGAGAGCGATCATCAGGATGAGAATTCTTAA
- the scpB gene encoding SMC-Scp complex subunit ScpB produces the protein MDDHNKRVIETALLCAQEPLTVADLSRLFVEDITTADIDEALAELQRAWDDKGMELVHIATGWRFQSRLSMREYLDRLTPEKPPKYSRAVMETLAIIAYRQPVTRGEIEEIRGVAVSSNVMKQLEDRGWVEVIGHKDTVGRPGLYATTKQFLDDLSLTNLQSLPILEDAAPMAAAEQLGQAVMEFDPSATVETVIIEESEVTEITEASDENAEAAAEETAEEITAETAEEASPESDEQTDETK, from the coding sequence ATGGACGATCACAACAAGCGCGTTATCGAAACAGCCCTCCTGTGTGCACAGGAACCGCTCACCGTGGCTGACTTGTCACGCCTGTTTGTAGAAGATATCACTACAGCCGATATTGATGAAGCACTAGCAGAGTTACAGCGCGCTTGGGATGACAAGGGCATGGAGCTTGTGCATATTGCAACTGGCTGGCGTTTCCAAAGTCGTCTGTCTATGCGCGAATACTTGGATCGCCTCACGCCAGAGAAGCCGCCAAAGTATTCTCGTGCGGTAATGGAAACTCTGGCAATTATTGCCTACCGCCAACCCGTGACACGTGGCGAGATCGAAGAGATTCGTGGTGTTGCTGTCAGTAGTAACGTGATGAAACAGTTAGAAGATCGTGGTTGGGTTGAAGTGATTGGCCACAAAGACACCGTTGGCCGTCCAGGTTTGTATGCCACCACAAAACAGTTCTTAGATGATTTGAGTCTCACTAATTTACAAAGTTTGCCGATCTTGGAAGATGCTGCGCCAATGGCCGCTGCTGAGCAGTTAGGGCAAGCCGTGATGGAGTTTGATCCATCAGCAACAGTAGAGACGGTAATCATCGAAGAATCTGAAGTGACTGAAATTACTGAAGCCAGTGATGAAAACGCAGAGGCAGCAGCGGAAGAAACAGCAGAAGAAATAACAGCAGAAACAGCAGAAGAAGCAAGCCCAGAGTCTGATGAACAAACAGACGAAACAAAATAA
- a CDS encoding C40 family peptidase, with amino-acid sequence MSFKKALLSKYLGLFLVLGMPFMAHAADASADAAAVAEAAVPKESMFQAGKAYIAKVSDRLADTVTGKSEELINRAMEVIGVRYRWDTELPQSGLDGSSFVGYVFKDKLGFLLPRKSTQMSRVGKPISREELQPGDLVFFNTMRLTFSHVGIYVGDNKFIHSPSKGTSVRVDDLGSLYWDKRFDGARRLDGSDNLDDSERQELLNEVKNLKRKSRSL; translated from the coding sequence ATGTCATTCAAAAAAGCGCTTCTTTCGAAATACTTAGGACTCTTTTTGGTCTTGGGTATGCCTTTCATGGCTCATGCGGCTGATGCATCTGCAGATGCTGCTGCGGTCGCTGAAGCTGCAGTTCCAAAAGAGAGTATGTTTCAAGCAGGTAAGGCATACATTGCTAAGGTTTCTGATCGTCTTGCGGATACCGTCACTGGAAAATCTGAAGAATTAATTAACCGCGCCATGGAAGTGATTGGCGTGCGGTATCGCTGGGATACAGAGTTGCCTCAGTCTGGATTAGATGGCAGTAGTTTTGTTGGTTATGTATTTAAAGACAAGCTAGGCTTTTTATTGCCGCGCAAGTCCACGCAAATGAGTCGTGTTGGTAAGCCAATCAGTCGCGAGGAATTGCAACCAGGTGATCTCGTGTTTTTCAATACGATGCGCCTCACGTTTTCACATGTGGGCATTTATGTAGGTGACAATAAATTTATCCACTCACCATCGAAGGGCACTAGCGTGCGCGTAGATGATCTTGGTAGTTTGTACTGGGATAAACGCTTTGATGGTGCACGTCGCCTAGATGGCAGTGACAACCTGGACGACAGCGAGCGTCAAGAGTTGTTGAACGAAGTGAAAAACCTCAAACGTAAGTCACGAAGTCTTTAG
- the rluB gene encoding 23S rRNA pseudouridine(2605) synthase RluB, translated as MTSSHDNDSAPAVPAVAPSQTEHQPPVQQVGSDQSEVGERSSRDDRGPRHPRRAGTGKHPFNKKRPFNKDKQRRDGDQQNAPREGGGNQGSKFAPNAAEAEALFASVVSGEFDAALDAPEVVEVKNPEGLNESEISHQTGAERRAQRAQRSREDEDSDAPTEEEMSSLQFANIDELPLSLRDEVWSDLDGLDDEAEDEDTVKLHKVLADAGMGSRRDMEDLIIQGRVSVNGLPAHIGQRIGPTDQVRINGKQVHRKIQTKPPRVILYHKPAGEIVSQSDPEGRPTVFDRLPKPRQGRWIAVGRLDFNTEGLLLFTTSGELANRLMHPRYGVEREYAVRILGELSQENTAQLKSGIKLDDGQARFLRLSMGGGDGANRWYHVALTEGRNREVRRMFEAVGHTVSRLIRTRYGMFLLPPRLRRGKWEEVEAGGIYNLMKSAGLKMPQPQDKGRNPNSGGQSRNPEGMDFQPDPMQTSVSYWGSRDALTLASGHHGMTHQGKNAKSGGSGDGRGPFRGRTQGGRPGQGGQGGNGQGRNKGKKVHHGQSAFVAGNPQNPGSGPKRGAPKGKKPFHKGLRKPRNPGESF; from the coding sequence ATGACAAGTTCTCACGATAACGATTCAGCCCCAGCAGTCCCCGCAGTAGCTCCTAGCCAAACCGAACATCAGCCTCCTGTCCAACAGGTTGGCTCAGATCAGTCGGAAGTTGGGGAGCGTAGCTCGCGTGATGATCGGGGTCCACGTCACCCGCGACGCGCTGGAACGGGTAAGCACCCCTTTAACAAGAAGCGCCCATTTAATAAAGACAAGCAGCGTCGTGATGGAGACCAGCAAAATGCTCCGCGCGAAGGGGGCGGTAATCAGGGGTCTAAGTTCGCCCCCAATGCAGCAGAGGCGGAAGCTTTATTTGCCTCCGTAGTATCTGGTGAATTTGATGCGGCATTAGATGCTCCAGAGGTAGTAGAGGTAAAGAATCCCGAAGGTTTAAATGAGAGTGAAATCTCGCATCAGACGGGTGCTGAGCGCCGTGCGCAACGCGCACAGAGATCGCGCGAAGATGAAGACTCTGATGCGCCTACGGAAGAAGAAATGAGCAGTTTGCAATTTGCCAATATTGATGAATTGCCTTTGAGCTTACGTGATGAAGTTTGGTCCGATCTTGATGGATTGGATGACGAAGCGGAAGACGAAGATACTGTTAAGTTACACAAGGTATTGGCGGATGCTGGCATGGGTTCACGCCGTGACATGGAAGATCTGATTATTCAGGGTCGCGTGTCAGTCAATGGTTTGCCTGCGCATATCGGTCAACGCATTGGGCCAACCGATCAAGTCCGTATTAATGGCAAACAAGTTCATCGCAAGATTCAGACAAAACCACCGCGTGTGATTTTGTATCATAAGCCTGCCGGTGAAATCGTTAGTCAGTCAGATCCTGAGGGTCGTCCAACTGTATTTGATCGTTTACCAAAGCCTCGTCAGGGGCGTTGGATCGCGGTAGGGCGCCTAGACTTTAATACCGAAGGTTTGTTGTTATTTACAACTTCTGGTGAATTGGCTAATCGCTTAATGCACCCACGCTATGGCGTAGAGCGTGAATATGCTGTGCGTATTTTGGGTGAGCTTAGTCAAGAGAACACTGCGCAACTGAAGAGCGGTATCAAACTCGATGATGGGCAAGCACGCTTTTTACGTTTATCAATGGGTGGTGGCGATGGTGCCAATCGTTGGTATCACGTTGCACTGACTGAAGGTCGTAATCGTGAAGTGCGTCGTATGTTTGAGGCAGTGGGTCACACCGTATCTCGCTTGATTCGTACTCGCTATGGCATGTTCTTATTGCCTCCGCGTCTACGTCGTGGCAAATGGGAAGAAGTAGAGGCTGGTGGCATCTATAACTTGATGAAGTCTGCTGGCTTAAAAATGCCGCAACCGCAAGACAAGGGTCGTAATCCCAATTCAGGCGGTCAAAGTCGCAACCCTGAAGGTATGGATTTCCAGCCTGACCCAATGCAAACCTCAGTTTCTTATTGGGGCTCACGCGATGCCTTAACTTTGGCTAGTGGGCACCATGGAATGACCCATCAGGGTAAGAATGCCAAATCTGGTGGTTCTGGAGATGGTCGCGGACCCTTCCGGGGTCGTACTCAGGGTGGCAGACCTGGGCAAGGAGGTCAGGGTGGTAATGGCCAAGGTCGAAATAAGGGCAAGAAGGTGCACCACGGCCAGTCTGCTTTTGTCGCTGGAAACCCCCAGAATCCGGGTAGTGGCCCTAAACGGGGTGCGCCAAAAGGTAAAAAACCTTTTCATAAGGGCCTCAGAAAACCTCGAAATCCTGGCGAAAGCTTCTGA
- a CDS encoding patatin-like phospholipase family protein, whose translation MGGLSSCSFIGSKKPVVGLVLGAGAARGFAHVGVIKALEAQGIRPDIVVGSSAGSVIAALLASGVSGTDLNRLALNLDEATIADWGLPFAGRFGGLIKGDALQNMINREVQNKSIEQMRIPLGIVATELQSGKGVLFRTGNTGQAVRASCSIPGVFQPTIIGGKEYVDGGLVAPVPVSYARQMGATIVIAVNISSEPVHQDASGTFGVLQQTISIMQRSINQFELKSADIVITPHLKQMSGSDFKSRNAAILAGEVATQEQMGLIKEKLKG comes from the coding sequence ATGGGAGGCCTCAGCTCATGCAGCTTCATAGGTTCAAAAAAGCCAGTTGTTGGGCTAGTTTTGGGGGCTGGAGCTGCCCGAGGCTTTGCGCATGTAGGTGTCATTAAAGCTCTCGAGGCACAAGGAATTCGACCCGATATTGTCGTTGGCAGTAGCGCAGGTAGTGTCATTGCGGCCCTACTAGCATCTGGAGTCAGCGGAACTGACCTCAATCGGCTTGCCCTGAATTTAGATGAAGCGACTATTGCTGACTGGGGTTTGCCATTTGCAGGACGCTTTGGCGGATTAATTAAGGGCGATGCCCTGCAAAACATGATTAATCGTGAAGTGCAGAATAAATCCATCGAACAAATGCGCATTCCGCTAGGAATCGTTGCAACAGAATTGCAATCAGGCAAAGGTGTGTTGTTTCGCACTGGGAACACTGGTCAAGCTGTTCGAGCATCTTGCAGTATTCCTGGCGTATTTCAGCCAACGATCATTGGCGGTAAAGAATATGTGGATGGCGGTTTAGTTGCGCCAGTGCCAGTAAGTTACGCAAGGCAAATGGGGGCAACCATAGTGATTGCGGTCAACATCTCTTCGGAGCCCGTTCACCAAGATGCGAGCGGCACATTTGGCGTGCTTCAACAAACGATCTCGATTATGCAAAGAAGTATCAATCAGTTTGAATTAAAAAGTGCCGATATTGTCATCACACCACATCTAAAACAAATGAGCGGCAGCGACTTTAAATCCCGAAATGCCGCTATTCTTGCTGGCGAAGTGGCCACGCAAGAACAAATGGGGTTGATTAAGGAAAAGCTGAAGGGCTAG
- the rimP gene encoding ribosome maturation factor RimP, with protein MRDQQIIAAELENLGYTLVDIEREAGGLLRVTIENPDYERLITVMDCEKVSHQLSYTLPVENIPYERLEISSPGLDRPVKSAADFERFAGMEVDLKLRVAVGNRKNFRGVLQGLLSGELNSPDAKFGLVFEAADGQPSQLEFSLAEVDKTRLVPVIDFKGRKS; from the coding sequence GTGAGAGATCAGCAGATCATTGCTGCAGAGTTGGAAAACCTAGGTTACACGCTAGTCGATATCGAGCGTGAGGCCGGCGGTTTGCTGCGCGTCACAATCGAAAACCCTGACTATGAACGATTGATTACGGTGATGGATTGTGAAAAGGTGAGTCATCAATTGAGCTACACCTTGCCGGTCGAGAACATTCCTTACGAGCGCTTGGAGATTTCTTCTCCAGGCTTGGATCGCCCAGTGAAGAGCGCTGCGGATTTTGAGCGTTTCGCTGGTATGGAAGTGGATTTGAAGTTACGTGTTGCTGTTGGTAACCGTAAAAATTTTCGTGGTGTGTTGCAAGGTTTGCTGAGCGGTGAATTGAATTCACCTGATGCGAAATTTGGTTTGGTGTTCGAGGCAGCTGATGGTCAGCCGTCTCAATTGGAGTTTTCTTTAGCCGAGGTCGATAAGACTCGGTTGGTCCCTGTTATTGATTTCAAAGGAAGAAAGTCATGA